A window of the Cystobacter fuscus genome harbors these coding sequences:
- a CDS encoding (2Fe-2S)-binding protein yields the protein MSIHLKLNGTERELEVDPEMPLLWALRDVLGLTGTKYGCGQALCGACVVHLDGEAVRACVTPVSRAEGRHVTTIEGLSADGSHPLQKAWVELAVPQCGFCQSGQIMTAAALLAKKPQPSDSEIDRSMSGNLCRCGTYTRIRCAIKKAAGLPHE from the coding sequence ATGAGCATCCACCTGAAGTTGAATGGAACCGAGCGTGAGCTCGAGGTCGACCCGGAGATGCCGCTGCTCTGGGCCCTGCGTGACGTGCTCGGCCTGACGGGCACCAAGTACGGCTGTGGCCAGGCCCTGTGCGGCGCGTGCGTCGTGCACCTGGATGGCGAGGCCGTGCGTGCCTGCGTCACCCCGGTGAGCCGCGCCGAGGGACGCCACGTCACCACCATCGAGGGCCTGTCCGCCGATGGCTCTCACCCCTTGCAGAAGGCCTGGGTCGAGCTCGCCGTGCCCCAGTGCGGCTTCTGCCAGTCCGGGCAGATCATGACCGCGGCGGCCCTGCTGGCGAAGAAGCCCCAGCCCAGCGACAGCGAGATTGACAGGTCGATGAGCGGCAACCTGTGCCGCTGTGGCACCTACACGCGCATTCGCTGCGCCATCAAGAAAGCGGCGGGTCTCCCCCATGAGTGA
- a CDS encoding xanthine dehydrogenase family protein molybdopterin-binding subunit translates to MSEHSLDDNPIRLSRRSFLEGVTLVAAGLALELLPTNAWAAPMPTAYPPVPEQGFRPNVYVHVAPDGVVTMICHRSEMGQGVRSSLPVLIADEMGADMARVKVIQGDGDKAYGDQNTDGSSSVRKIFTDLRYVGATARTMLITVAAKRWGVPVNTCVARDHVVFHPASKRSLGFGELANDAAKLPVPARKDVTLRPRSELRHLGKELPLLDGPDIVTGKAQFGADVVLPGMLTAMVVRPPVAGGRVARYDATSALAVPGVKQVVELPAPKLPFAFQPLGGIAVVADNTWAAMRGRAALEVTWEHGDNAGYDSAAYRQELTKAIGSSGKVVRNVGNADATLAGAKRKLEADYHTPHLAHAPMEPPAAVARVEGGRCEVWAATQNPQSARTEVARALGVDESQITIHVTLLGGGFGRKSKPDYVAEAALVARAVGAPVRMQWTREDDVRHDYYHSTCAQRLSAALDDSGKVQAWHHRIAFPPIGSIFSGATFAGDGELNQGILDLPLAIPHVRMENCEARAHTRIGWMRSVANVYHAFSVQSFIDELAHARGTDPRDTLLELIGPPRIVTPKELGVEKVPNYGQPLEEHPLDTGRLRRVIERVTELSRWDSRKKEGRALGLAAHRSFLSYVAVVMSVVKDADERIRVDEAWIVADAGTIINAERVRAQFEGAVIFGMSLGLYGAITMKDGATEQSNFRDYRLVRIAEAPQRIHVEVIPSEGAPGGVGEPGVPPVAPALANAIFALTGTRVRELPFVRSVRV, encoded by the coding sequence ATGAGTGAGCACTCCCTGGACGACAATCCCATCCGCCTGTCGCGCCGCTCCTTCCTCGAGGGTGTGACTCTGGTCGCCGCTGGGCTCGCGCTCGAGTTGCTGCCCACGAACGCATGGGCCGCCCCGATGCCCACGGCCTACCCGCCCGTGCCCGAGCAGGGCTTCCGCCCCAACGTCTACGTGCACGTGGCTCCCGATGGCGTGGTGACCATGATCTGCCACCGCTCGGAGATGGGCCAGGGCGTGCGCAGCTCCCTGCCCGTGCTCATCGCGGACGAGATGGGCGCCGACATGGCCCGGGTGAAGGTCATCCAGGGCGATGGGGACAAAGCCTACGGAGACCAGAACACCGACGGCTCGAGCAGCGTGCGCAAGATCTTCACGGACCTGCGCTACGTGGGCGCCACGGCGCGTACCATGCTCATCACCGTGGCGGCCAAACGCTGGGGCGTGCCCGTCAACACCTGCGTGGCGCGGGACCATGTCGTGTTCCACCCGGCCAGCAAGCGCTCCCTCGGCTTCGGCGAGCTGGCCAACGACGCCGCGAAGCTGCCGGTCCCCGCGAGGAAGGACGTCACGCTGCGGCCCCGCTCCGAGCTGCGCCACCTGGGCAAGGAGCTGCCGCTGCTCGACGGGCCGGACATCGTCACCGGCAAAGCCCAGTTCGGCGCGGACGTGGTGCTGCCCGGCATGCTCACGGCCATGGTCGTCCGGCCTCCCGTCGCCGGTGGCCGGGTCGCCCGCTACGACGCGACGAGCGCCCTCGCCGTGCCGGGCGTCAAGCAGGTGGTGGAGCTGCCCGCGCCCAAGCTGCCCTTCGCCTTCCAGCCGCTCGGAGGCATCGCCGTCGTCGCGGACAACACCTGGGCGGCCATGCGCGGACGCGCGGCGCTCGAGGTGACATGGGAGCACGGAGACAACGCGGGCTACGACTCGGCCGCGTACCGACAGGAGCTGACGAAGGCCATCGGCTCCTCGGGCAAGGTCGTGCGCAACGTGGGCAATGCCGACGCGACGCTCGCGGGCGCGAAGCGCAAGCTCGAGGCCGACTACCACACGCCGCACCTGGCCCATGCGCCCATGGAGCCGCCCGCGGCGGTCGCGAGGGTGGAGGGAGGCCGGTGCGAGGTGTGGGCGGCGACCCAGAATCCCCAGTCCGCTCGCACCGAGGTGGCGCGGGCGCTCGGCGTCGACGAGAGCCAGATCACCATCCACGTGACGCTGCTGGGCGGTGGCTTCGGCCGCAAGTCCAAGCCGGACTACGTGGCGGAGGCCGCCCTGGTGGCACGCGCCGTGGGCGCTCCCGTGCGCATGCAGTGGACGCGCGAGGACGACGTGCGCCATGACTACTACCACTCGACGTGCGCGCAGCGGCTGTCGGCCGCGCTCGACGACTCGGGCAAGGTCCAGGCCTGGCACCACCGCATCGCGTTCCCGCCCATCGGCTCCATCTTCTCGGGCGCCACGTTCGCGGGCGACGGCGAGCTCAACCAGGGCATCCTGGATCTGCCGCTCGCCATCCCCCACGTGCGCATGGAGAACTGCGAGGCCCGCGCGCACACCCGCATCGGCTGGATGCGCTCGGTGGCCAACGTCTACCATGCGTTCTCCGTGCAGAGCTTCATCGACGAGCTCGCTCACGCGCGCGGCACGGATCCCCGCGACACGCTGCTCGAGCTCATCGGCCCACCGCGCATCGTGACGCCCAAGGAGCTGGGCGTGGAGAAGGTGCCCAACTACGGCCAGCCCTTGGAGGAACACCCGCTCGATACCGGGCGCCTGCGCCGCGTCATCGAGCGCGTGACGGAGCTGTCGCGCTGGGACTCGCGCAAGAAGGAGGGGCGCGCGTTGGGGCTCGCGGCGCACCGCAGCTTCCTGTCCTACGTGGCGGTGGTGATGTCCGTGGTGAAGGACGCGGACGAGCGCATCCGCGTGGACGAGGCGTGGATCGTCGCGGACGCGGGCACCATCATCAACGCGGAGCGCGTGCGCGCGCAGTTCGAGGGCGCGGTCATCTTCGGCATGAGCCTGGGGCTCTATGGCGCCATCACCATGAAGGACGGCGCCACCGAGCAGAGCAACTTCCGCGACTACCGCCTGGTGCGCATCGCGGAGGCACCCCAGCGCATCCACGTCGAAGTGATTCCCAGCGAGGGCGCGCCGGGCGGCGTCGGAGAGCCGGGAGTGCCCCCCGTGGCCCCCGCGCTCGCCAACGCCATCTTCGCGCTCACCGGCACCCGCGTGCGCGAGCTGCCGTTCGTGCGTTCGGTCCGCGTCTGA
- a CDS encoding response regulator: MTQAMGNESAPLILIVDDYQDAREMYAEYLEFSGYRVIEARNGLEAVEKAMEFRPAVILMDLSLPVMDGWEATRRLKGDARTKAIPVVALTGHALDGHSREAQNAGCDSYITKPCLPDALLREVRRMLATVNPAASIVK, translated from the coding sequence ATGACCCAAGCCATGGGCAACGAGTCCGCGCCGCTCATCCTCATCGTGGATGACTATCAGGATGCCCGGGAGATGTACGCCGAGTACCTGGAGTTCTCCGGCTACCGGGTCATCGAGGCGCGCAACGGGCTGGAGGCGGTGGAGAAGGCCATGGAGTTCCGGCCCGCCGTCATCCTCATGGACCTGTCCCTGCCCGTGATGGATGGCTGGGAGGCCACGCGCCGGCTCAAGGGCGACGCGCGCACCAAGGCCATCCCCGTGGTGGCGCTCACCGGGCACGCGCTGGATGGGCACTCGCGCGAGGCCCAGAACGCGGGCTGCGATTCGTACATCACCAAGCCGTGCCTGCCCGATGCCCTGCTGCGCGAGGTGCGGCGCATGCTCGCCACCGTGAACCCGGCCGCGAGCATTGTGAAGTAA
- a CDS encoding (2Fe-2S)-binding protein, translated as MSIHLKLNGTERELEVDPEMPLLWALRDVLGLTGTKYGCGQALCGACVVHLDGEAVRACVTPVSRAAGRHVTTIEGLSPDGSHPLQKAWVELAVPQCGFCQSGQLMTAAALLAKKPQPSDSEIDKSMSGNLCRCGTYTRIRCAIKKAAGLPHE; from the coding sequence ATGAGCATCCACCTGAAGTTGAACGGAACCGAGCGCGAGCTCGAGGTCGACCCGGAGATGCCGCTGCTCTGGGCCCTGCGCGACGTGCTCGGCCTGACGGGCACCAAGTACGGCTGTGGCCAGGCTCTGTGCGGCGCGTGCGTCGTGCACCTGGATGGCGAGGCCGTGCGTGCCTGCGTCACCCCGGTGAGCCGCGCCGCGGGACGCCACGTCACCACCATCGAGGGCCTCTCCCCCGATGGCTCTCACCCCCTGCAGAAGGCCTGGGTCGAGCTCGCCGTACCCCAGTGCGGCTTCTGCCAGTCCGGGCAGCTCATGACCGCGGCGGCCCTGCTGGCGAAGAAGCCCCAGCCCAGCGACAGCGAGATTGACAAGTCGATGAGCGGCAACCTGTGCCGCTGTGGCACCTACACGCGCATTCGCTGCGCCATCAAGAAAGCGGCGGGTCTCCCCCATGAGTGA
- a CDS encoding Isoquinoline 1-oxidoreductase subunit, translating into MMHHPGILTASLLGAGALCAVLALACSSGRGGVNASPATQLPPVPAQQLRTPDMFARITSRPERSRALFLEASRVMLHPRCTNCHPAGDSPAQGEQGLAHQPPVSRGAKDQGVPGLECTSCHQDKNLAHARVPGAPKWHLAPRSMAWVGATPRSLCEQLKDRQRNGDKSLEELIEHSAHDELVAWAWKPGWERVPAPGTQEQFGALIAAWAKDGAECPDEEARP; encoded by the coding sequence ATGATGCATCACCCGGGCATCCTCACCGCATCCCTGCTGGGAGCGGGAGCCCTGTGCGCCGTGCTCGCGCTGGCGTGTAGCTCAGGCCGTGGCGGCGTGAACGCCAGCCCCGCCACGCAGTTGCCCCCCGTCCCGGCCCAGCAGTTGCGCACGCCGGACATGTTCGCGCGCATCACCTCCCGCCCGGAGCGTTCACGCGCCCTCTTCCTGGAGGCCAGCCGCGTGATGCTCCATCCACGCTGCACCAACTGCCACCCCGCTGGCGACAGCCCCGCCCAAGGCGAGCAGGGGCTCGCGCATCAGCCGCCCGTCTCGCGTGGCGCCAAGGACCAGGGCGTGCCGGGCCTCGAGTGCACCTCCTGCCACCAGGACAAGAACCTCGCGCATGCCCGGGTTCCGGGCGCCCCCAAGTGGCACCTCGCTCCGCGCTCCATGGCCTGGGTGGGTGCCACTCCCCGCTCCCTTTGCGAGCAGCTCAAGGACCGCCAGCGCAACGGCGACAAGAGCCTCGAGGAGCTCATCGAACACTCCGCGCACGATGAGCTCGTCGCGTGGGCATGGAAACCGGGGTGGGAACGGGTCCCCGCCCCCGGAACACAAGAACAATTCGGGGCCCTCATCGCCGCGTGGGCGAAGGACGGCGCCGAGTGTCCAGACGAGGAGGCACGCCCATGA
- a CDS encoding lysophospholipid acyltransferase family protein produces MKLLYPLLNVLQALVLAVWGAFWITLAGGGALLTLDGSVPLMMARRFWAPLHWRITGSRMFVEPLPDIDWSKPHIFVMNHQSAMDIPCAFAALPVNLRFIAKHVLKYVPLLGWYMAMTGMIFINRSHHREAVRSLALAGERIRAGKSILAFPEGTRSHDGLILPFKKGPFVLAIEAQVPIVPVAIEGALQVLPRGGIWLRRHDIRVKVGQPIDTKGLGKADRDALLRQVRDTVIQLHREIGGRGGVPQAIAERGQEGRSPSPLSSLE; encoded by the coding sequence ATGAAGCTCCTCTACCCTCTGCTCAACGTGCTCCAGGCCCTCGTCCTGGCGGTGTGGGGTGCCTTCTGGATCACCCTCGCCGGAGGAGGGGCGCTCCTGACCCTCGACGGCAGCGTGCCGTTGATGATGGCGCGGCGCTTCTGGGCCCCGCTGCACTGGCGCATCACCGGCTCGCGGATGTTCGTGGAGCCGCTGCCGGACATCGACTGGAGCAAGCCCCACATCTTCGTCATGAATCACCAGTCGGCGATGGACATCCCCTGCGCATTCGCGGCGCTGCCGGTGAACCTCCGCTTCATCGCCAAGCACGTCCTCAAGTACGTGCCCCTCCTCGGTTGGTACATGGCGATGACGGGGATGATCTTCATCAACCGCTCCCACCATCGCGAGGCCGTGAGGAGCCTGGCGCTCGCCGGCGAGCGCATCCGCGCGGGCAAGTCCATCCTGGCCTTCCCCGAGGGCACCCGCTCGCATGACGGGCTCATCCTCCCCTTCAAGAAGGGCCCCTTCGTGCTCGCCATCGAGGCCCAGGTGCCCATCGTCCCCGTGGCCATCGAGGGCGCCCTGCAGGTGCTTCCCCGGGGCGGCATCTGGCTGCGCAGGCACGACATCCGCGTGAAGGTGGGGCAGCCCATCGACACGAAGGGGCTCGGCAAGGCGGACCGCGACGCCCTGCTGCGACAGGTGCGCGACACCGTCATCCAGCTCCACCGGGAGATCGGCGGACGCGGCGGCGTGCCCCAGGCCATCGCGGAGCGTGGACAGGAGGGGCGTTCCCCTTCCCCCCTCTCCTCCTTGGAGTAA
- a CDS encoding Isoquinoline 1-oxidoreductase subunit, with the protein MMHRPGILTASLLGAGALCAALALACSSGRSGVNASPATQLPPVTAQQLRTPDMFARISSRPERSRALFLEASRVMLHPRCTNCHPAGDSPTQGDQGLTHDPPVSRGAKDQGVPGLECTSCHQDKNLAHARVPGAPKWHLAPRSMAWVGATPRSLCEQLKDRQRNGDKSLEELIEHSTHDELVAWAWKPGWERVAAPGTQEQFGALIAAWAKDGAECPDEEARP; encoded by the coding sequence ATGATGCATCGCCCGGGCATCCTCACCGCTTCCCTGCTGGGAGCGGGAGCCCTGTGCGCCGCGCTCGCGCTGGCGTGTAGCTCAGGCCGTAGCGGCGTGAACGCCAGCCCCGCCACGCAGTTGCCCCCCGTGACGGCCCAGCAGTTGCGCACGCCGGACATGTTCGCGCGCATCTCCTCCCGCCCGGAGCGCTCTCGCGCCCTCTTCCTGGAGGCCAGCCGCGTGATGCTCCATCCGCGCTGCACCAACTGCCACCCCGCCGGCGACTCGCCTACCCAGGGCGATCAGGGGCTCACGCATGATCCGCCCGTCTCGCGTGGCGCCAAGGATCAGGGAGTGCCCGGCCTGGAGTGCACCTCCTGCCACCAGGACAAGAACCTCGCTCACGCTCGGGTTCCGGGCGCCCCCAAGTGGCACCTCGCTCCGCGCTCCATGGCCTGGGTGGGTGCCACTCCCCGCTCCCTTTGCGAGCAGCTCAAGGACCGCCAGCGCAACGGCGACAAGAGCCTCGAGGAGCTCATCGAGCACTCCACGCACGATGAACTCGTCGCGTGGGCATGGAAACCGGGGTGGGAGCGGGTTGCCGCCCCTGGAACACAAGAACAATTCGGGGCCCTCATCGCCGCGTGGGCGAAGGACGGCGCCGAGTGTCCAGACGAGGAGGCACGGCCATGA
- a CDS encoding xanthine dehydrogenase family protein molybdopterin-binding subunit: MSEHSLDDNPIRLSRRSFLGGVGLVTAGLALELLPTNARAATMPNAYPPVPEQGFRPHVYVHVAPDGVVTMICHRSEMGQGVRSSLPVLIADEMGADMARVKVTQADGDEAYGDQNTDGSCSVRKIFTDLRYVGATARTMLVTVAARRWGVPANTCVARDHVVFHPASKRSLGFGELANDAARLPVPTKKDVTLRPRSELRHLGKELPLIDGPELVTGKAVFGADVVLPGMLTAMVVRPPVAGGRAARYDATRTLAVPGVKHVVELPAPKLPFGFQPLGGIAVVADNTWAAMRGRAVLDVTWEHGDNAGYDSAAYRQELTKAIGSSGKVVRNVGDADTTLASAKHKLEADYHTPHLAHAPMEPPVTVARVEGGRCEVWAATQNPQADRTEVARALGIDESQITIHVTLLGGGFGRKSMPDFVPEAALVARAVGAPVRVQWTREDDLRHDYYHATCAQRLSAALDDSGKIVAWRHRSAFPPIDSVFSGATFAGDSELNHGLLDLPLAIPHVRQENCEARAYTRIGWMRSVANVYHAFSVQSFIDELAHARGTDPRDMRLEIIGPPRIVTLKELGVGQLRNHSQSLDEHPVDTGRLHRVIERVTELSRWDSRKKEGRALGLAAHRSFLSYVAVVMSVVKDADERIRVDEVWLVADAGTVVNMDRVRAQFEGAVIFGMSLGLYGAITMKDGATEQSTFRDYRLVRMAEAPQRIHVEVIPSEGPPCGVGEPGVPPVAPALANAIFALTGTRVRELPFVRSVRV, encoded by the coding sequence ATGAGTGAGCACTCCCTGGACGACAACCCCATCCGCCTGTCGCGCCGCTCTTTCCTCGGGGGGGTGGGTCTGGTCACCGCTGGGCTCGCTCTCGAGCTGCTGCCCACGAACGCGCGCGCGGCCACCATGCCCAACGCCTACCCGCCCGTGCCCGAGCAGGGCTTCCGCCCCCACGTCTACGTGCACGTGGCTCCCGATGGCGTAGTGACCATGATCTGCCACCGCTCGGAGATGGGCCAGGGCGTGCGCAGTTCCCTGCCCGTGCTCATCGCGGACGAGATGGGTGCCGACATGGCCCGGGTGAAGGTCACCCAGGCCGATGGAGACGAGGCCTACGGAGACCAGAACACCGACGGCTCGTGCAGCGTGCGCAAGATCTTCACGGACCTGCGCTACGTGGGCGCCACGGCGCGCACCATGCTCGTCACCGTGGCGGCCCGGCGCTGGGGTGTGCCCGCGAACACCTGCGTGGCGCGGGACCATGTCGTGTTCCACCCGGCCAGCAAGCGCTCCCTCGGCTTCGGCGAGCTGGCCAACGACGCCGCCAGGCTCCCGGTCCCCACGAAGAAGGACGTCACGCTGCGGCCCCGCTCCGAGCTGCGCCACCTGGGCAAGGAGCTGCCCCTGATCGACGGGCCGGAGCTCGTCACCGGCAAGGCCGTCTTCGGCGCGGACGTGGTGCTGCCCGGCATGCTCACGGCCATGGTCGTCCGGCCCCCTGTCGCCGGTGGCCGGGCCGCCCGCTACGACGCGACGCGCACGCTCGCCGTGCCGGGCGTCAAGCACGTGGTGGAGCTGCCCGCGCCCAAACTGCCCTTTGGCTTCCAGCCGCTCGGAGGCATCGCCGTCGTCGCGGACAACACCTGGGCGGCCATGCGCGGGCGCGCGGTACTCGACGTGACATGGGAGCACGGGGACAACGCGGGCTACGACTCGGCCGCGTACCGCCAGGAGCTGACGAAGGCCATCGGCTCCTCGGGCAAGGTCGTGCGCAACGTGGGCGATGCCGACACGACGCTCGCGAGCGCCAAACACAAGCTCGAGGCCGACTACCACACGCCGCACCTGGCCCATGCGCCCATGGAGCCGCCCGTGACGGTCGCTCGGGTGGAGGGAGGCCGGTGCGAGGTGTGGGCGGCGACCCAGAACCCCCAGGCCGACCGCACCGAGGTCGCACGGGCACTCGGCATCGACGAGAGCCAGATCACCATCCACGTGACGCTGCTGGGCGGTGGCTTCGGCCGCAAGTCGATGCCGGACTTCGTACCGGAGGCCGCCCTGGTGGCACGCGCCGTGGGCGCTCCCGTGCGCGTGCAGTGGACACGCGAGGATGATCTGCGCCACGACTACTATCACGCGACGTGCGCGCAGCGGCTGTCGGCCGCGCTCGATGACTCGGGGAAGATCGTGGCCTGGCGCCACCGCAGCGCGTTCCCGCCCATCGACTCCGTCTTCTCGGGCGCCACGTTCGCGGGCGACAGCGAACTCAACCATGGCCTCCTGGACTTGCCGCTCGCCATCCCCCACGTGCGCCAGGAAAACTGCGAGGCCCGCGCGTATACCCGCATCGGCTGGATGCGCTCGGTGGCCAACGTCTACCATGCGTTCTCCGTGCAGAGCTTCATCGACGAGCTCGCCCACGCGCGTGGCACGGATCCCCGCGACATGCGGCTCGAGATCATCGGCCCACCGCGCATCGTGACGCTCAAGGAACTCGGCGTGGGACAGTTGCGCAACCACAGCCAGTCCTTGGACGAGCACCCGGTCGACACCGGGCGCCTGCACCGCGTCATCGAGCGCGTGACGGAGCTGTCGCGCTGGGACTCGCGCAAGAAGGAGGGACGCGCGTTGGGGCTCGCGGCACACCGCAGCTTCCTGTCCTACGTGGCGGTGGTGATGTCCGTGGTGAAGGACGCGGACGAGCGCATCCGCGTGGACGAAGTGTGGCTCGTCGCGGACGCGGGCACGGTCGTCAACATGGATCGCGTGCGCGCGCAGTTCGAGGGCGCGGTCATCTTCGGTATGAGCCTGGGGCTCTATGGCGCCATCACCATGAAGGACGGCGCCACCGAGCAGAGCACCTTCCGCGACTACCGCCTGGTGCGCATGGCGGAGGCACCCCAGCGCATCCATGTCGAAGTGATTCCCAGCGAGGGCCCGCCGTGCGGAGTCGGAGAGCCGGGAGTGCCCCCCGTGGCGCCCGCGCTCGCCAACGCCATCTTCGCGCTCACCGGCACCCGCGTCCGGGAGCTGCCCTTCGTGCGTTCGGTCCGCGTCTGA
- a CDS encoding sensor histidine kinase, with protein sequence MPSIAALPTPPAPSSEARLAFSELLLGCDDARACAEAAVSWLVHHARVEQVLCLAPDESDSLVPLASYGMPGVEGVVLALHETKHPLVEALQWSEPRWIAPGQLSPELSPLRRGLYSLSLGKAAPGIPPPGLLLVTPASPELSPDVRWLAGHLGSHLTRLYKGRQLTRLEAASSELAARVNAATEELATQNELLRRQAIQLEQASAAKSQFLANMSHELRTPLNAILGYTNMLLQGVNGELPPPQRRSLSRIDSNGRHLLEIINEILDITRIEAGRMPLHLSEFRLPELLQEVMAELDPIIVRSKLAVSTQVEPNLPMVHSDRQKVKQIVVNLLSNALKFTHEGSIQVKARYEVATAAFHISVVDTGIGIDPAHQERIWEDFQQVDNSPTRAYGGTGLGLSICRRLAAMLDGRVSLESAVGQGSTFTLHLPRLARRS encoded by the coding sequence TTGCCATCCATTGCCGCACTGCCAACACCCCCCGCACCCAGCTCCGAGGCCCGACTCGCCTTCTCGGAACTGCTGCTCGGGTGCGATGACGCCCGGGCGTGTGCCGAAGCCGCCGTGTCCTGGCTCGTGCACCACGCACGGGTGGAGCAGGTGTTGTGTCTGGCACCCGACGAATCGGATTCCCTCGTGCCCCTGGCCTCCTATGGAATGCCCGGCGTGGAGGGCGTCGTGCTCGCGCTGCACGAGACGAAGCACCCGCTGGTGGAAGCCCTCCAGTGGTCCGAGCCCCGGTGGATCGCTCCGGGCCAGCTCTCCCCGGAGTTGTCGCCGCTGCGCCGGGGGCTCTACTCGCTGTCGCTCGGCAAGGCGGCCCCCGGCATCCCTCCGCCGGGCTTGCTGCTGGTCACGCCCGCCTCGCCGGAGCTATCCCCGGACGTGCGCTGGCTCGCGGGCCACCTCGGCTCGCACCTCACGCGCCTGTACAAGGGCCGGCAGCTCACCCGGCTCGAGGCCGCCTCCAGTGAGCTGGCCGCCCGGGTCAACGCCGCCACCGAGGAGCTGGCCACGCAGAACGAGCTGCTGCGCCGCCAGGCCATCCAGTTGGAGCAGGCGAGCGCCGCCAAGTCCCAGTTCCTCGCCAACATGAGCCACGAGCTGCGCACGCCGCTCAACGCCATCCTCGGCTACACCAACATGCTGCTGCAGGGCGTCAACGGCGAGCTGCCCCCTCCGCAGCGCCGCAGCCTCAGCCGCATCGACTCCAACGGGCGCCACCTCCTGGAGATCATCAACGAGATCCTCGACATCACCCGCATCGAGGCGGGCCGGATGCCGCTGCACCTGTCCGAGTTCCGCCTGCCCGAGCTGCTCCAGGAGGTCATGGCGGAGTTGGATCCCATCATCGTCCGCTCGAAGCTGGCGGTGAGCACCCAGGTGGAGCCCAACCTGCCCATGGTGCACAGCGACCGGCAGAAGGTGAAACAGATCGTCGTCAACCTGCTGTCCAACGCCCTGAAGTTCACCCACGAGGGGAGCATCCAGGTGAAGGCCCGGTACGAGGTCGCCACCGCCGCGTTCCACATCTCCGTGGTGGACACCGGCATCGGCATCGATCCGGCCCATCAGGAGCGCATCTGGGAGGACTTCCAGCAGGTGGACAACTCTCCCACGCGAGCCTATGGGGGAACGGGACTCGGCCTGTCCATCTGCCGCCGGCTGGCCGCGATGCTCGACGGACGCGTGAGCCTGGAGAGCGCCGTGGGCCAGGGCTCGACGTTCACCCTGCACCTGCCCCGCCTCGCGAGGCGATCATGA